A genomic window from Drosophila sulfurigaster albostrigata strain 15112-1811.04 chromosome 4, ASM2355843v2, whole genome shotgun sequence includes:
- the LOC133846970 gene encoding LOW QUALITY PROTEIN: lipoma-preferred partner homolog (The sequence of the model RefSeq protein was modified relative to this genomic sequence to represent the inferred CDS: deleted 1 base in 1 codon) has product MDTLENQLRQLGVVNSGCEDAYVRTGKVAALVGNLQQKVSAEQSANNHSKVSSKTAPTIPPKPSRKSIEMPQVPLSKQVMDTQEPLFSQPLQSLEFVAHKETTKALILSRKQPIGAIQNGEKIGCSQSTLDNPAVLEQQLEALAYHKLQMEKRGLLGSKVQTKPNPVTDIPSLSSTSLSVHNLTSYEGTAEISRNPITINLNRSIHYRNIVALRSIQICYHRNLIIKLCMCFRLGFKSFNHGTITWATVNLHSAYDKNINDELRTPPSPVSSSYSELRRANDPFNEATVDLEESSTIQKPGSAYENYGKQCTQNTTTYYSGKTCTDFYGYGGLSQSSSTYDSIYEPINPRMSNDVLPRASFSTYANINQCKMPPTSSACEDKSLSTNCGNIDTSSIETIEPSNCTNYMKRSMINDNHRHYNLTSIDSVDEVENYGRCFKCGDRVLGESSGCTAMDQIYHISCFTCTECQINLQGKPFYALEGNPFCEYDYLQTLEKCSVCLKPILERILRATGKPYHPQCFTCVVCGNSLDAIPFTVDATNQNYCIADFHKKFAPRCCVCNEPILPESGQEETVRVVALDRSFHLECYKCEDCGLLLSSEADGRGCYPLDDHVLCKSCNARRVQVLTNRMT; this is encoded by the exons ATGGATACCTTAGAAAACCAACTTAGGCAGTTGGGAGTAGTTAATAGTGGATGTGAAGATGCGTATGTGCGAACTGGAAAAGTAGCTGCTTTAGTAGGCAATTTACAGCAGAAAGTGAGTGCAGAGCAGAGTGCTAATAATCACAGTAAGGTATCAAGTAAAACAGCACCAACCATTCCTCCAAAGCCAAGTcgaaaatcaattgaaatgccGCAG GTTCCACTTAGCAAGCAAGTTATGGACACTCAAGAGCCATTGTTTTCTCAGCCACTACAGAGTTTGGAATTCGTTGCCCATAAAGAAACTACAAAAGCATTAATACTTTCGCGCAAACAGCCAATCGGTGCTATTCAAAATGGGGAGAAAATAGGGTGTAGTCAATCCACATTGGACAATCCAGCTGTGCTGGAACAGCAACTGGAAGCCTTGGCATATCATAAGCTTCAGATGGAAAAGAGAGGTCTCTTAGGATCCAAAGTCCAAACGAAACCAAACCCAGTGACAGACATTCCAAGCCTATCATCAACATCTCTTAGTGTCCACAATTTAACAAGCTATGA GGGTACCGCAGAAATCTCAAGAAACCCCATAACGATAAACTTAAATCGTTCAATACACTATCGGAATATAGTGGCACTACGGTCTATTCAAATATGCTATCATCGCAATCTAATCATAAAA ttgtgtatgtgttttagACTTGGATTTAAATCATTCAACCACGGAACAATTACATGGGCAACTGTCAATTTGCACAGCGCCTatgacaaaaatataaacgaTGAATTACGCACACCACCAAGTCCAGTGAGCTCTTCATATAGTGAACTTCGACGTGCAAATGATCCCTTCAATGAGGCAACAGTAGATTTAGAAGAAAGTAGTACAATCCAAAAGCCAGGATCTGCTTACGAAAATTATGGAAAGCAgtgcacacaaaacacaacaacg tattattctgGTAAAACATGTACGGATTTCTATGGATATGGTGGATTGTCACAG AGTTCTTCTACTTATGATTCGATATACGAGCCCATAAATCCCCGGATGTCCAACGATGTACTACCCCGAGCTAGTTTTAGTACATATGCTAATATTAATCAATGCAAAATGCCGCCAACTAGTTCGGCTTGTGAAGACAAATCTTTATCCACAAATTGTGGAAACATAGACACAAGCTCCATTGAAACTATAGAGCCTAGTAATTGTACTAACTACATGAAAAGAAGTATGATTAACGATAATCACCGTCACTATAACTTAACATCTATTGACTCAGTAGATGAAGTGGAAAATTATG GACGTTGCTTTAAATGCGGAGATCGAGTTTTAGGCGAGAGTAGCGGCTGTACAGCAATGGATCAAATTTATCACATATCGTGTTTCACATGCACAGAATGTCAAATTAACTTGCAAGGCAAACCATTTTATGCGTTGGAAGGGAATCCGTTTTGTGAATATGATTATTTGCAAACACTAGAGAAGTGTTCGGTTTGCCTCAAGCCAATTTTGGAACGAATTTTAAGGGCCACTGGGAAACCGTATCATCCACAATGCTTTACTTGTGTTGTATGTGGTAATAGCTTAGACG CGATTCCATTTACGGTAGATGCTACTAATCAGAATTATTGTATTGCTGATTTTCACAA AAAATTCGCACCTCGATGCTGTGTATGTAATGAGCCAATTTTACCGGAATCTGGTCAGGAAGAAACTGTCCGAGTAGTTGCTTTAGATCGAAGTTTTCACTTGGAGTGTTATAAATGCGAG GACTGTGGTCTGTTATTATCTTCGGAGGCTGATGGTCGGGGATGCTATCCTCTAGATGATCACGTTTTGTGTAAAAGCTGCAATGCCCGACGTGTACAGGTTTTGACAAATCGTATGACCTAA